From one Prosthecobacter vanneervenii genomic stretch:
- the trpD gene encoding anthranilate phosphoribosyltransferase, which yields METLIALLTAGTHLSSAQIAEAASLLVDPEITAAAKAGFLRSLAKKGETPAEIALFVQQFLKLAVDPGIDRSKLPGPMLDVVGTGGDQLHLFNVSTTAMFILAAGGVCVTKHGNRGITSKAGGADVLEALGIKIDLPREKVVAGLEKTGLGFFFAPLYHPTFKAVAEARKMLAAEGQRSIFNVLGPLLNPGRPDYQLIGVFDPKLTRAFGEILVQLGRKGAWVVHGTAADGQGMDELSTLGLNDVCQLAGGALSETQIDPKALGFGKATLQDLVGGDAMENARILEGVLAGTIKGPKRDIAVLNAAAGFVITGKAPDLAAGRDLAEELLTRGAAHARLRAMQDLI from the coding sequence ATGGAGACCTTGATTGCCTTACTCACCGCCGGAACCCATCTCAGCAGCGCCCAGATCGCCGAGGCGGCATCCCTGCTGGTGGATCCCGAGATCACCGCCGCGGCCAAGGCCGGTTTCCTGCGCTCATTGGCAAAAAAAGGCGAGACCCCGGCTGAGATCGCCCTGTTCGTGCAGCAGTTCCTCAAGCTCGCTGTCGATCCCGGCATCGATCGCTCCAAGCTCCCCGGCCCCATGCTCGATGTCGTCGGCACAGGCGGCGATCAGCTCCATCTCTTCAACGTGTCCACCACCGCCATGTTCATCCTGGCTGCCGGGGGTGTCTGTGTGACCAAACATGGCAACCGCGGCATCACCTCCAAAGCTGGCGGTGCCGACGTGCTCGAGGCACTGGGCATCAAGATCGATCTCCCCAGGGAAAAAGTGGTCGCTGGCTTGGAGAAAACCGGGCTCGGCTTCTTCTTCGCACCGCTCTACCATCCCACCTTCAAGGCCGTGGCCGAGGCCCGCAAGATGCTCGCGGCAGAGGGTCAGCGCTCCATCTTCAATGTGCTCGGGCCGTTGCTTAACCCTGGCCGCCCGGACTACCAGCTCATCGGCGTGTTTGATCCCAAGCTCACCCGTGCCTTCGGCGAGATCCTGGTGCAGCTCGGCCGCAAGGGGGCCTGGGTCGTGCATGGCACTGCCGCAGACGGCCAGGGCATGGACGAGCTCTCCACCCTCGGGCTGAACGATGTCTGCCAGCTCGCAGGCGGCGCGCTCAGCGAAACCCAGATCGACCCCAAGGCGCTCGGCTTCGGCAAGGCCACGCTGCAGGACCTCGTAGGGGGAGATGCCATGGAAAACGCCCGCATCCTCGAAGGCGTTCTCGCAGGAACCATCAAGGGCCCCAAGCGCGACATCGCCGTGCTCAATGCGGCCGCAGGTTTTGTCATCACCGGCAAGGCCCCTGATCTCGCCGCTGGCCGTGATCTGGCCGAGGAGCTCCTCACTCGCGGCGCAGCCCATGCCCGCCTCCGGGCCATGCAGGACCTGATCTGA
- a CDS encoding Hsp70 family protein — translation MSTPPILGIDLGTTNSLVGVVDSGFPILLADEHGSRSTPSAVCVAADGSVSVGAVALRQRALHPTRTITSVKRLIGRRPGEAGWAPPYSLSELQTSPVEVSAEILKHLKEVAERALEQSVSQAVITVPAYFNDAQRNATKRAGELAGLEVLRILSEPTAAALAYGLDKLAEHQKIAVYDLGGGTFDISVLEMREGTFQVLSTAGDTQLGGDDLDRLLAGYIAQKLGLSPDDIRVVEAAEAVKKRLSAEDTAAYNGLEITRGELDKIARPWIERTRIHCLRALSDAGVKPEELDEVILVGGSTRMPLVRTYVREIFGREPNTSQNPDEAIALGATIQAGILGGSLRQVLLLDVTPLSLGIETFGGLMNIIIPRNTTIPAKAGEMFTNAVANQDSMLIRILQGERELAKDNWELGRIEVPFPAGPKGSARVGVQFSIDADGILHVLARDTATNQDTTLEIRGTAVDVADERVEQMIAESVDFAFEDMNERIWTEAKLKAEELLPAVDAALEQLGDAISDEDKAAVVSQAAAVRALLNAAEHDAKALKTATQALDDATQSLAVMLIDRAMEESLARRGLV, via the coding sequence TTGAGCACCCCACCCATCCTCGGCATTGATCTCGGCACCACCAACTCCCTCGTGGGTGTGGTGGACAGCGGCTTTCCCATTCTGCTGGCTGATGAACACGGTAGTCGCAGCACTCCCAGCGCCGTGTGTGTGGCAGCGGACGGCAGCGTCTCGGTGGGCGCGGTGGCGCTACGGCAGCGGGCGCTGCACCCCACCCGAACGATCACCTCGGTGAAGCGTCTGATTGGCAGACGGCCCGGTGAGGCTGGATGGGCGCCGCCTTATTCTCTGAGCGAACTGCAGACCTCTCCGGTGGAGGTGTCTGCGGAGATTTTGAAACACCTCAAGGAGGTGGCCGAGAGGGCGCTGGAGCAGAGTGTTTCACAGGCAGTGATCACCGTGCCGGCTTATTTCAATGACGCGCAGCGCAACGCCACGAAGCGCGCCGGGGAACTGGCGGGACTGGAGGTGCTGCGAATCCTGAGCGAGCCGACTGCCGCTGCGCTGGCCTACGGGCTGGACAAGCTGGCGGAGCATCAAAAGATCGCCGTGTATGACCTGGGCGGCGGCACGTTTGACATCTCGGTGCTGGAGATGCGCGAGGGTACCTTTCAGGTGCTCTCCACTGCCGGAGACACGCAGCTAGGCGGTGATGACCTGGACCGACTGCTGGCAGGATACATCGCACAGAAGCTGGGACTCTCCCCCGATGACATCCGAGTCGTCGAAGCAGCGGAGGCTGTGAAGAAGCGGCTGTCGGCTGAAGACACGGCGGCCTACAACGGGCTGGAGATCACACGTGGCGAGCTGGACAAGATCGCGCGACCGTGGATCGAGCGCACACGCATTCACTGCCTGCGCGCACTGAGCGATGCCGGGGTGAAACCGGAGGAGCTGGATGAGGTGATCCTGGTGGGTGGCAGCACACGCATGCCGCTGGTGCGCACCTATGTGCGCGAGATTTTTGGGCGTGAACCGAACACCTCGCAGAATCCGGACGAGGCCATCGCGCTGGGGGCGACGATTCAGGCGGGCATTTTGGGCGGCAGCCTGCGGCAGGTGCTGCTGCTGGATGTGACGCCGCTTTCCCTCGGTATCGAAACGTTTGGCGGGCTGATGAACATCATCATTCCACGAAATACGACGATTCCGGCCAAGGCGGGCGAGATGTTTACCAATGCGGTGGCCAACCAGGACAGCATGCTGATCCGCATCCTGCAAGGCGAGCGTGAACTGGCGAAGGACAACTGGGAGCTAGGGCGCATCGAGGTTCCCTTCCCTGCCGGCCCCAAGGGCAGCGCGCGTGTGGGGGTGCAGTTCAGCATCGACGCGGACGGCATTCTGCATGTGCTGGCGCGTGACACCGCCACGAACCAGGACACGACACTGGAGATCCGCGGCACGGCGGTGGATGTGGCGGACGAGCGGGTGGAGCAGATGATCGCCGAGAGTGTGGACTTTGCCTTTGAGGACATGAACGAACGCATCTGGACCGAGGCGAAGCTCAAGGCTGAGGAACTGCTGCCCGCCGTGGATGCCGCGCTGGAGCAACTGGGAGATGCGATCAGCGACGAAGACAAAGCCGCCGTGGTCAGCCAAGCAGCCGCAGTGCGTGCTCTGCTGAATGCGGCAGAGCATGATGCGAAGGCCCTTAAAACCGCCACACAAGCGCTGGATGATGCCACGCAGTCCCTGGCGGTGATGCTGATCGACCGTGCGATGGAGGAATCGCTGGCCCGTCGCGGGCTGGTTTAA